A window from Mya arenaria isolate MELC-2E11 chromosome 9, ASM2691426v1 encodes these proteins:
- the LOC128202765 gene encoding protein RCC2 homolog, protein MPPKKREAAGANGKAPKSKRQKKKKDEFDDSDSDVGVDEANNGNGPQVVEDTGPAVDITLEAPMISGELLLCGMMNWDMTGRKSLPKGANSKGPNLWKPNRLAGITGEVRVRTIVSSSMSAHNVIIDTAGKAYSFGRNDKGQLGLGHLNRVDKPTVIECLDGLNIIAAATGRSHTLFLTDKGQVFSCGENKMGQLGIGTSVAHVASPQRIAYRGPPVRTFACGAEFSMMADIRGNLYSFGCPEYGQLGHNTDGQYFLTSNKLSFHFETTPRKVAVWIEKSRDGRVTPIVDVEVREIACGINHTVVVDSKKRVFSWGFGAYGRLGHAENKDEMVPRLIKSFEGLNRGASTVKAGSSFSFAVTETGALMFWGQTKTSGEATMYPKPVMDLSGWRIRSVGCGKSSVVVAADDSVVAWGPSPAYGELGFGEGCKSSTTAKEVKNLEGLYIHTVSCGQSHTLMLARVDTEEEKASLNKLPLYTPG, encoded by the exons ATGCCACCGAAAAAGCGAGAAGCAGCTGGCGCCAATGGTAAAGCTCCAAAGTCAAAGCGTCAAAAGAAAAAGAAGGACGAATTTGATGACTCTGATTCAGATGTCGGTGTCGATGAGGCGAACAATGGAAATGGTCCACAAGTCGTAGAAGACACCGGACCCGCTGTTGATATC actTTGGAAGCTCCAATGATCAGCGGTGAACTTCTCTTGTGTGGTATGATGAACTGGGACATGACTGGACGTAAAAGTCTTCCTAAAGGAG cgAATTCAAAGGGTCCAAACCTGTGGAAACCGAATCGTCTTGCCGGTATCACAGGGGAAGTTAGGGTACGCACAATTGTCAGTAGCAGCATGAGTGCCCACAACGTAATCATTGACACCGCAGGAAAAGCATATTCCTTTG GGAGAAATGACAAGGGCCAACTTGGTCTCGGACATTTAAACCGTGTGGACAAGCCAACAGTCATTGAGTGTCTTGATGGATTGAACATCATAGCTGCTGCAACGGGAAGGAGCCATACCCTCTTCCTAACAG ACAAGGGTCAAGTGTTCAGCTGTGGAGAAAACAAGATGGGTCAACTTGGAATCGGTACATCCGTAGCGCATGTTGCCAGCCCACAGAGGATCGCATACAGGGGTCCACCTGTTCGTACATTTGCGTGCGGGGCAGAGTTCAGCATGATGGCGGATATCAGGGGAAATCTGTACTCATTTGGATGTCCGGAATATGGACAGCTAG GTCACAACACCGACGGTCAGTATTTCCTCACTAGCAACAAGCTGTCGTTCCACTTTGAGACCACCCCTAGGAAAGTTGCGGTTTGGATTGAGAAATCAAGGGACGGTCGTGTCACACCAATTGTCGATGTGGAAGTCCGGGAGATTGCCTGTGGAATAAATCACACT GTTGTTGTCGACAGCAAGAAGCGTGTTTTCTCTTGGGGGTTCGGGGCGTACGGGCGACTAGGCCATGCGGAAAACAAAGATGAGATGGTTCCAAGACTCATAAAGTCATTCGAGGGGCTAAACAGAGGTGCCAGCACTGTGAAAGCAGGATCCAGCTTCTCTTTCGCTGTCACTGAAACTG GAGCGTTGATGTTCTGGGGACAAACTAAGACATCAGGAGAGGCCACTATGTACCCGAAACCCGTTATGGACCTCAGTGGATGGAGAATAAGGAGTGTTGGCTGTGG GAAGAGCAGTGTAGTAGTTGCGGCAGATGATAGTGTGGTTGCCTGGGGACCTAGCCCTGCATATGGTGAACTG GGTTTTGGAGAGGGCTGCAAGTCATCCACAACCGCGAAGGAAGTGAAGAACCTAGAGGGCCTGTACATCCACACAGTCTCATGCGGCCAATCCCACACCCTCATGTTGGCCCGGGTAGACACAGAGGAGGAGAAGGCCAGTCTCAACAAGTTGCCTCTGTATACGCCGGGCTAA
- the LOC128203313 gene encoding heat shock 70 kDa protein 12A-like: MSTFLVVASIDFGTTYSGWAYSFRFEFEKDPTIVHAKTWHGGNFVSQKGPTCILIKPDGKTLEAFGYEAETKYADLAGENEHKMWYYFRRFKMKLFNKETLTMSLEIEDEEGKRLKAITVFSLSIRYLKEDLMKTSSDKLRDDITEKDIHWVITVPAIWSEPAKKFMREAARLAGIPFGQLSVCLEPEAASIYCRHLPMEKSSDTSVSSFQPGTIYLVLDAGGGTVDITVHEITQEGTLKELSMASGGPWGGTKVDDAFLALFNKITGVDIIERLKREYMEDYIELVRNFEMKKRDITDKPGTTLIRIPVSVMDLAEEMTGKTLKQMLQDSPYKQSIRQDKDKMKIDTKVLVSLFDTTLESIVSHVSTLFQETAQDCKTILMVGGLSDSELLQEKVKSVFKNKSPIVPLDAGLAVLKGAVIFGHNKREIVSRIARYSYGLKTVRVFDPEEHPVERMYIDSKRHGKPSVGGCFSKLIKRGDAVEAQNSSEPKSFYPFSHGTGFAAKLYCSSQTICPRFVDEEGCNFIGQFNVPCLDIFGNVGPANVSLLFGGTEIEARAVLQSTLENVTATFDFPD, translated from the exons ATGTCGACCTTCCTGGTAGTTGCCAGCATAGACTTTGGAACAACCTACTCGGGATGGGCCTACTCATTTCGCTTTGAGTTCGAAAAGGATCCCACAATTGTACATGCTAAAACATGGCATGGAGGCAACTTCGTCTCACAAAAAG GACCAACCTGCATCCTCATCAAGCCAGATGGTAAAACTCTAGAAGCTTTTGGGTACGAAGCAGAGACCAAATACGCAGACCTAGCCGGTGAGAATGAACACAAAATGTGGTACTACTTTCGGAGATTCAAAATGAAGCTCTTTAACAAAGAA ACACTGACTATGTCTTTAGAGATTGAAGATGAAGAAGGCAAACGTCTTAAAGCAATCACAGTATTTTCTCTTTCCATTCGCTATCTGAAGGAGGATTTAATGAAAACTTCTTCCGACAAATTACGTGATGATATCACGGAAAAGGACATTCATTGGGTTATCACAGTTCCAGCAATTTGGAGTGAACCAGCCAAGAAATTCATGCGCGAGGCAGCTAGACTG GCTGGCATACCGTTTGGTCAGTTGAGTGTTTGTCTGGAACCGGAGGCGGCTTCCATATATTGCCGGCATTTGCCAATGGAAAAAAGTTCCGATACTTCCGTGTCTTCATTTCAACCGGGAACAATATACTTGGTCTTGGATGCTGGCG GTGGTACTGTTGACATAACAGTTCACGAAATCACTCAAGAGGGAACACTAAAGGAACTTTCGATGGCATCAGGGGGCCCATGGGGTGGTACAAAGGTAGACGATGCGTTTCTAGCGctattcaataaaataacag GTGTTGACATAATCGAGAGACTGAAACGCGAATACATGGAAGATTACATAGAACTGGTTAGGAATTTTGAAATGAAGAAACGAGATATTACCGACAAACCTGGAACAACACTCATTCGCATTCCAGTCAGTGTGATGGATCTTGCTGAGGAGATGACCGGAAAAACTCTCAAGCAAATGCTGCAAGATTCGCCATACAAACAATCGATTCGCCAAGACAAggataaaatgaaaattgacacGAAAGTTTTAGTGTCACTTTTCGACACCACATTAGAAAGTATAGTAAGCCATGTGAGTACACTCTTTCAGGAGACGGCTCAGGATTGCAAGACAATACTGATGGTTGGTGGATTGTCTGACTCGGAATTGCTACAAGAAAAAGTGAAAtctgtgtttaaaaataaatctcCTATAGTTCCTCTGGACGCAGGGTTGGCTGTTTTGAAAGGAGCAGTAATTTTCGGTCATAACAAGAGAGAAATTGTCTCAAGAATAGCACGATATTCATATGGACTGAAAACAGTAAGGGTTTTCGACCCTGAGGAGCATCCTGTAGAAAGAATGTATATTGACAGCAAAAGACATGGTAAGCCCTCAGTTGGAGGATGtttttcaaagttaattaaaagGGGCGACGCCGTTGAAGCACAAAATTCATCCGAACCAAAATCTTTTTATCCATTTAGTCACGGAACAGGTTTTGCCGCTAAACTATACTGTTCATCGCAAACGATTTGTCCACGATTTGTCGACGAAGAAGGGTGCAATTTTATCGGACAATTTAATGTGCCCTGTCTCGATATATTTGGAAACGTGGGACCCGCAAATGTGTCCCTCCTCTTTGGAGGCACGGAGATTGAAGCACGTGCAGTTTTACAAAGTACTCTTGAAAATGTCACAGCAACATTCGATTTTCCTGATTAA